The Globicephala melas chromosome 20, mGloMel1.2, whole genome shotgun sequence genome contains a region encoding:
- the MEIOC gene encoding meiosis-specific coiled-coil domain-containing protein MEIOC has translation MEVSGGDACPPSYPPGLREGPERKVALRGGANRCWNLSVDASSRLTDVFNSVMLTGSPSFYDCYKSQSEDSVDLRQTYAPLSSSTEYASSVDSSLFYAPSSMYGDDIKQPSNSQISVKNRIQTERNDYGSETDLYGLVSNILEEQDKSQPYFTEGTCSSNLKSVWPVNTSRFADHHDLLTETKRPIDTAISQQAFYTGESVSAVEKQYLHNSNLIPQQKIDELYHGFTGLDLEEQWMYPSRSDHSNCYSIQTNDTAKTTFQEYLSIKNCFTPHIGLSDIMKESGVDTYSYGREKICAKGLEAPLQQKRAEMFLSQFNRYNENADYCRYPEYAYPNKAKLNKCSNFSVQDSKKLASGTPETPTVEADTYTKLFQVKPANQKKMEATIPDQQNFTFPKTIPHLTEKQLAKEAFTADFGLKSECGLKPHTACPANNDFVNVTEKQQFTKPDPPNSEYFRSVNLLANSAASSGSINLNRPTWMNVQTKNNTLIPYRNQGNLMKLNTHLSAASKGSNHSSDFLQLSSTNLTANSNLFQKYCQENPSAFSSCDFGYNGAERIQSVSHMKGLTKTGEENLFESVTDKKIKQPNGFYDNYSAQQYGIIENVNKHYFQAMPQSGHYDPEEGPKHLDSLSQNTYQDLLESQGHFNSHRQGSGENNINSRVNRTQVSCFSNNYMMGDLRHNQSFQQLGSNGFPLRSTHPLGHSVVPLLDSYDLFSYDDLSHLNPYFNDMMYGDNSFSGFVPTFGFQRPIKTRSGPASELHIRLEECYEQWRALEKERKTTELALAKNYPAKKVSSTNNTPIPRLTSNPSRVDRLIVDELREQARVVTLLGKMERLRSSPLHASISTALDRHLESIHIVQSRRKDEIVNASNRQRQGVPRCQDDRDVFALASAIKEMCVATRKARTTLWCALQMTLPKTASTAGQTDVEKALQDIVNCEDKVHESLNSSNPMNQRGEANKH, from the exons ATGGAGGTGAGCGGCGGAGACGCCTGTCCGCCCTCTTACCCCCCAGGCCTGAGGGAGGGACCTGAG CGGAAAGTCGCGTTACGTGGAGGTGCGAATCGCTGCTGGAACCTCAGTGTCGACGCCAGCAGTCGGCTAACAGATGTCTTCAACAGCGTGATGTTGACTGGCTCCCCTTCCTTCTATGATTGCTACAAGTCGCAG AGTGAAGACAGTGTTGACCTAAGGCAGACCTATGCTCCACTTTCTTCATCAACAGAATATGCAAGTTCTGTAGATTCTTCACTTTTCTATGCACCATCGTCTATGTATGGAGATGATATTAAACAGCCCTCTAATTCTCAGATCAGTGTAAAGAACag GAttcaaacagaaagaaatgaCTATGGTAGTGAAACAGACTTATATGGACTTGTGTCTAACATTTTGGAAGAGCAAGATAAATCACAGCCATATTTCACTGAGGG GACCTGCTCCTCCAATTTAAAGTCAGTTTGGCCAGTGAACACAAGCAGATTTGCAGATCACCATGACCTCTTAACAGAAACCAAAAGGCCAATAGATACAGCCATCTCTCAGCAAGCTTTTTATACTGGTGAATCTGTGTCAGCAGTGGAAAAGCAGTACCTGCATAATAGTAATCTGATACCACAACAAAAAATAGATGAACTTTATCATGGATTTACTGGTTTAGACCTTGAAGAACAATGGATGTACCCCTCACGAAGTGATCATTCTAACTGTTACAGTATTCAGACAAATGATACAGCTAAGACGACATTTCAAGAATATCTATCTATCAAAAACTGTTTTACACCCCACATTGGTCTGTCTGACATCATGAAAGAATCAGGAGTTGATACCTACTcttatggaagagaaaaaatatgtgCTAAAGGTCTTGAAGCACCATTACAGCAAAAGAGGGCAGAGATGTTTCTTTCCCAATTTAATAGATACAATGAAAATGCAGATTATTGTAGATACCCAGAATATGCTTATCCTAATAAGGCTAAGCTGAATAAGTGTTCAAATTTTAGTGTCCAAGATAGTAAAAAATTAGCCAGTGGCACACCTGAAACACCAACTGTAGAAGCAGACACCTACACAAAGTTATTTCAGGTTAAACcagcaaatcagaaaaaaatggaggcgACAATACCTGACCAGCAGAATTTCACATTTCCAAAAACTATACCACATCTGACAGAAAAACAGTTAGCAAAGGAAGCATTTACTGCTGATTTTGGCTTAAAATCAGAATGTGGACTAAAACCTCACACAGCTTGTCCAGCTAATAATGATTTTGTCAATGTCACAGAAAAGCAACAGTTTACTAAACCTGACCCCCCAAATTCTGAGTATTTTAGGTCAGTGAATTTACTAGCAAACTCAGCAGCATCTTCAGGCAGTATCAACTTAAACAGACCAACTTGGATGAATgtccaaacaaaaaataacactcTTATTCCTTATCGAAATCAAGGTAACTTGATGAAATTAAATACTCATTTAAGTGCAGCTTCAAAAGGTTCTAACCATTCTTCAGATTTCCTGCAACTATCATCTACAAATTTAACAGCAAATAGCAATTTATTTCAGAAGTATTGCCAAGAAAACCCTTCAGCATTTtctagttgtgattttggttATAATGGTGCAGAAAGAATTCAATCTGTCAGTCACATGAAAGGACTGACAAAGACTGGAGAAGAAAATCTCTTTGAATCTGTTAccgataaaaaaataaagcagccaAATGGATTTTATGATAACTATTCAGCTCAGCAGTATGGGATCattgaaaatgtaaacaaacattATTTTCAAGCTATGCCCCAGAGTGGCCATTATGACCCTGAGGAAGGGCCTAAGCATTTAGATAGCTTATCTCAAAATACATATCAAGATCTGCTGGAGTCACAGGGTCATTTTAATAGCCACAGACAGGGAAGTGGAGAGAACAATATTAATAGCCGTGTGAATCGCACACAGGTGTCATGCTTTTCTAATAATTATATGATGGGAGATTTAAGGCATAATCAGAGTTTTCAACAACTTGGTTCAAATGGGTTTCCCCTAAGATCCACACACCCACTTGGCCATTCAGTTGTTCCACTGTTGGATTCCTATGATTTGTTTTCTTATGATGACTTAAGCCATTTAAACCCGTATTTCAATGATATGATGTATGGTGATaattccttttctggttttgtgccaacTTTTGGATTTCAAAGACCAATTAAAACCCGTAGTGGACCAGCCAGTGAACTTCATATTCGTCTAGAAGAGTGCTATGAACAATGGAGAGCattagaaaaggagagaaaaacg ACTGAATTGGCCCTTGCCAAAAATTATCCAGCGAAAAAGGTATCGAGTACTAATAATACTCCAATTCCAAGGCTAACCTCCAACCCATCTAGAGTTGATCGCTTAATTGTGGATGAACTTCGAGAACAAGCCAGA GTTGTGACTTTACTGGGCAAAATGGAACGGCTTCGAAGCTCTCCCCTTCATGCCAGTATCTCTACAGCTCTTGATAGACACTTGGAGTCCATTCACATTGTACAGTCACGTAGAAAGGACGAAATTGTTAATGCTTCAAATCGGCAAAGGCAAGGTGTTCCTAGATGCCAAGATGACAGAG ATGTTTTTGCCCTTGCTTCAGCAATTAAAGAGATGTGTGTGGCTACTCGGAAAGCACGCACTACCCTGTGGTGTGCACTGCAGATGACCTTGCCAAAAACAGCCAGTACAGCTGGCCAAACAGATGTGGAAAAGGCTTTACAAGATATAGTAAACTGTGAAGATAAAGTCCATGAAAGCCTAAATAGTAGCAATCCAATGAACCAGAGAGGTGAAGCAAACAAACATTAA